The genomic stretch AACTGCTGGAACACCATGCCGACGCGTTCGCGGACCTGGCACAGCTCGCTTTCGGGATAGCGCACCTCGTCCGGTTTGCTGGCGGAGGCACGGCCGAGCGGCGTGCCGTCGAGCGCGATCCGGCCGGCGGTCGGCATCTCCATGAAATTGAGGCAGCGCAGGAAGGTGCTTTTCCCCGACCCGCTGCCGCCGATGATGGCGACACGCTCGCCGGCGGCCACGGAGAAATCGATCCCCTGCAGCACGTGCAGCGCCCCGAACCATTTGTGGAGGCCGGATACCTGAAGGATGGGCGGGGTGGAGTCTGGCATGGACGGAGTCTCCGCTTGCATGACGGTCAACCCTTGCCGGCCATGCGGCGTTCGAGGGTCATCGACAGGAAGGTCGCCGGATAGATCAGGACGAAATAGACGACCGCCACGGTCGTGAGGATTTCAAAGGGACGGTAGTAGGTCGAACTCAGCAGCCGGCCCTGATACATCAGCTCATGGACCGACAGTACGGAGGCCAGCGACGACATCTTCGCCACCTCCACTGCGCGGTTGGTGAAGGCCGGCAGCATCAGCTTGAAGACCTGCGGCAGGATGATCCGGCGCAGCACGTCGGCGTGGCGCATGCCCAGCGCCTTCCCCCCTTCCCACTGGCCGCGGGCGATCGACTGGATGCCGCCACGGAAGATCTCCGCCCCATAGGCCGAAGTGTTCAGCGCCAGCCCGAGCAGTGCCGCCGTGAAGGGCGACAGCTGCACCCCGATCAGGATGGGGAAGGCGTAATAGAACCAGATCAGCTGGATCAGCACCGGCGTGTCGCGGAACAGCTCGATATAGACGAGGCTGCCGCCGCGCAGCAACCGGCTGCGCGACAGCCGGGCGAGCGCCAGGACGAGCCCGGCGGCCAGCCCGATGGCGAGGCTGGGCAACCAAAGCTCCAGCGTTACCAGGAAGCCGCGCATCAGGATCGGGAAGGTCTCCACCACCAGGGCGAAGTCGAAGGCGTAATCCATCTCTCCGTCTCCTCAGCGGTAGGCGGTCAGCCGCGCTTCGGCGACCCGGGCCAGCGCGCTGCACGAGACCAGCAGCACGAGATAGAGCAGGGCGACGGCGGTGTAGACCTCCAGCGGCCGGAAGGTTTCGCTGTTCACCATCATCGCCTGATAGAGCAGCTCGCCATAGGCCAGCGTGGAGGCGAGCGCCGTGGTCTTGATCAGCTCGAAGGAGCGCTCGACGAAGGGGGCGACCATGCGTGTCGCCGCCTGCGGCACCACGATGCGCCGCATCAGCTGCGTGTGGGTCATGCCCAGCGCCTTGGCTCCCTCCCACTGGCCGCGCTCGATGGAGCGGATGCCGCCGCGGAACACCTCGGCATAGAAGGCGCCGGACTGGGTCGACAGGGCGAGCACGGCGGCGACCAGCGGGTCGAGGCTGATGTTCAGCACCACCGGCAGGGCGTAGAAGAACCAGAAGAAATGCACGATGGGCGGCGTGTTCCGGTAGAACTCGACGAAGACCGCCGCCGGCAGGCGCAGAGAGCGGCGCGGCGACAGCCGCAGCAGGGCCAGGACCAGCCCGACCAGGACGCCGAAGACGATGGCGATGGCGGCGATCTTCACCGTGTTGAGCAGTCCGTCGAGCAGCAGCGGCCATCGCGTCAGGACCGGCGAGAAATCCCATTGGTAGCTCATGCGGCGTCCTTGACGATGGCCTCTTGCGGCGAACGCGCCGATGCAGGATGGCGGCGGGACGGCATCGCTCCGCCGCCGCGGACGCTCAGTGCCAGGCTTCCTTGATCAGGCCCGGGATCTTCGAGGCGTCGACGTTCTTCGACTTCAGATAGCCGGCGAACAGCTGGTCGGGGACGCCGTCGGCGTAGAGCGTCTTCAACTGCCCGTCCAGCCAGTCACGGAAGGCCGGATTCTCCTCCTTGCGCAGGCCG from Azospirillum sp. TSH100 encodes the following:
- a CDS encoding amino acid ABC transporter permease; the protein is MDYAFDFALVVETFPILMRGFLVTLELWLPSLAIGLAAGLVLALARLSRSRLLRGGSLVYIELFRDTPVLIQLIWFYYAFPILIGVQLSPFTAALLGLALNTSAYGAEIFRGGIQSIARGQWEGGKALGMRHADVLRRIILPQVFKLMLPAFTNRAVEVAKMSSLASVLSVHELMYQGRLLSSTYYRPFEILTTVAVVYFVLIYPATFLSMTLERRMAGKG
- a CDS encoding amino acid ABC transporter permease, which translates into the protein MSYQWDFSPVLTRWPLLLDGLLNTVKIAAIAIVFGVLVGLVLALLRLSPRRSLRLPAAVFVEFYRNTPPIVHFFWFFYALPVVLNISLDPLVAAVLALSTQSGAFYAEVFRGGIRSIERGQWEGAKALGMTHTQLMRRIVVPQAATRMVAPFVERSFELIKTTALASTLAYGELLYQAMMVNSETFRPLEVYTAVALLYLVLLVSCSALARVAEARLTAYR